A section of the Hyalangium minutum genome encodes:
- a CDS encoding OmpA family protein, translating to MALVFLSATAFAQPEGVPTFELELLKLNPGAVGSLLVGTGEPLPDGDYRFSLAVHYENDPLLLFENGKQLGAVVRHRATTHLTAAYGLFGWLEVGAQLPVVLIQRGDDLTDLGVSGLSGGPAVGTPLLTVQGQLLSQAKKDHLVDLALGLHMGLPIGSSAALSRELRAIPSLMVGRTGESLRGALEVGMLLRPRTVLTQDENVQDELGHAMRFTGGLSSLGPRLRGELALSTLVPLKRQGLSIEVLGGARWPVKEAFEAFALAGLGFGNAPGTPDFRILLGMAYGRPRPAAVEVAPPVKEPEPPPPPKDTDGDGVVDGEDACPAATGKLGMKGCPDEDNDGIEDGGDMCPTEAGPAERQGCPPKDSDGDGALDEVDNCPTEPGPLDHSGCPPADRDNDTVEDLSDNCPDEFGPPDNQGCPPEEKQLVVIQRDRIKINDTVYFDFDKATIQPRSFPLLDQVAKVILEHPEIVSVSVEGHTDDSGPAEYNRGLSQRRSEAVRDYLIGKGVAPERLEAKGYGEDRPIASNATTAGRATNRRVEFITRYSASGGQ from the coding sequence GTGGCCCTCGTGTTTCTGAGCGCCACGGCCTTCGCCCAGCCCGAGGGTGTGCCCACCTTCGAACTGGAGCTCCTCAAGCTCAACCCTGGCGCCGTGGGCTCCCTGTTGGTGGGCACCGGCGAGCCGCTTCCCGACGGCGACTACCGCTTCTCCCTCGCTGTCCACTACGAGAACGATCCGCTCCTGCTCTTCGAGAACGGCAAGCAGCTCGGCGCGGTGGTGCGGCACCGGGCCACGACGCACCTGACCGCCGCCTACGGTCTGTTTGGATGGCTGGAGGTGGGCGCCCAGCTCCCCGTGGTGCTCATCCAGCGCGGCGATGACCTGACGGACCTGGGCGTGAGCGGGCTCTCGGGAGGTCCGGCGGTCGGCACCCCGCTGCTCACGGTGCAAGGCCAGTTGCTCTCCCAGGCCAAGAAGGATCACCTGGTGGACCTCGCGCTGGGCCTCCACATGGGGTTGCCCATCGGCAGCTCCGCGGCGCTTTCCCGGGAGCTGCGGGCCATTCCCAGCCTCATGGTGGGCCGCACCGGTGAGTCCCTCCGCGGCGCCCTCGAGGTCGGCATGCTGCTGCGCCCTCGCACCGTGCTGACCCAGGACGAGAACGTGCAGGATGAGCTCGGGCATGCGATGCGCTTCACCGGAGGGCTGTCCAGCCTCGGGCCCCGCCTGCGCGGAGAGCTAGCCCTCAGCACCCTGGTCCCCCTCAAGCGTCAGGGACTCTCCATTGAGGTGCTGGGGGGCGCCCGCTGGCCCGTGAAGGAGGCCTTCGAGGCGTTCGCTCTGGCGGGCCTGGGCTTTGGCAACGCCCCGGGCACCCCGGACTTCCGCATTCTGCTCGGCATGGCGTACGGCCGCCCGCGTCCCGCTGCGGTCGAAGTGGCTCCTCCCGTGAAGGAGCCGGAGCCCCCGCCTCCGCCAAAGGACACGGATGGCGACGGCGTCGTGGACGGCGAGGACGCGTGTCCGGCGGCCACGGGCAAGCTGGGCATGAAGGGCTGCCCAGATGAGGACAATGACGGTATCGAGGATGGCGGAGACATGTGCCCCACCGAGGCCGGGCCGGCGGAGCGTCAGGGTTGCCCGCCGAAGGACTCGGATGGCGATGGCGCGCTGGACGAGGTGGACAACTGTCCCACCGAGCCCGGGCCGCTCGACCACAGTGGCTGCCCGCCCGCGGACCGCGACAACGACACGGTCGAGGACCTGTCCGACAACTGCCCCGACGAGTTCGGCCCGCCGGACAACCAGGGCTGCCCGCCGGAGGAGAAGCAGCTGGTCGTCATCCAGCGAGACCGCATCAAGATCAACGACACGGTCTACTTCGACTTCGACAAGGCGACGATCCAGCCGCGCTCGTTCCCGCTGCTGGACCAGGTGGCGAAGGTCATCCTCGAGCACCCAGAGATCGTCTCGGTGAGCGTCGAAGGCCACACGGACGACTCGGGGCCCGCCGAATACAACCGGGGCCTGTCGCAGCGGCGCTCGGAGGCGGTGCGTGACTACCTCATCGGCAAGGGCGTGGCGCCTGAGCGTCTGGAGGCCAAGGGCTACGGTGAGGATCGCCCCATCGCCTCCAACGCCACCACCGCCGGGCGAGCAACCAACCGTCGCGTGGAGTTCATCACTCGATACTCGGCCTCGGGTGGACAGTAG
- a CDS encoding immunoglobulin-like domain-containing protein, producing the protein MSSGNGSREARALRHLDSSVQIDVKTPAEWRAMTAEQFMAYRALIIGDGACQSGTAAFDAAVETRARWGAIVDSNVVLISSDPSHNRTEQLLENALKFVLVDSIQYRTGMYIALGCAYQNAPANTAVDLLEPFGAFSVQGVPGCASTGHIFQMSPVTLSDGLTDGSLEGDGCVARSVFTSYPRNTFAFAAIATGTESTPLPGQQTHIDYWYEPGAETPFMGTPFVLVRGAMATSAGCGGDSNNVPSEEQCDMGDVYNGQPNTGGQNPSATCSFSCRLHWCGDGAVDEGEECDAGSNNGRSGDADGDIGACTSFCKIPNIPLPNRPPVARCRDVTVAATNTCDRPADINNGSSDPDGDDIECTQNSAGPYTIGSHTVTLTCTDPSGDMGMCTATVTVTDSVAPVVTLFGPASETLECVRGVTYEDPGASASDLCEGAMPVTVSGSVNLASPRGYPLTYTARDASGNTGSATRTISVADTKAPVITVTGSDRLSHECGTPFIDPGATASDVCAGTVPVTATQSGSLSQPGTFTISYAAVDPSGNRTTSPTVRTVMVTDDTPPTLVLLGSDKQSYECGTPFVDPGAKASDLCAGDLSGQIVRTGSVDTAKLGSYTIQYSVTDPSQHTVTASRQVSVKDTTPPNILCPEPIVVDLKEGALVNVTPGAAKATDSCSEARVITPTQASFPLGTTPVTYTATDEAGNTASCTTTITVRELSGPGTPSEPPGRGPFDRALMGGGNGCSSTSSGPSSLAVMALGLFAALAFRKRTQKRGLAVATVLVAATATAQVAGVPTFDLELLKLNPSAKGSLLLGTGELMDPGDYRFSLTTHYQKDPLVLYENGTEMGVLVRHRATAHLAAAYGVNKWLEVGAQLPVVFLQRGDDLTGMGVGQPKGGVAAGTPLFNVQFKLLSQREDDMVDLSVGMQAGPPIGSASALAQETRATPSLMVGHTFPSLRAAIDAGMLLRPRTVLTQDENVQDELGHAVRLGGMVSSLGEGLRGELALNTLVPLKRQGFSVEMLSGARWPLSETVEAYGMGGVGFGSAPGTPDFRVLFGVAYGRARPAKVELAKYEPEPAPKDSDEDGILDDADRCPNVVGLPGFQGCPDRDGDGLEDEADQCPAEPGAVERRGCPQKDTDGDGLVDEEDACPTEPGPVERQGCPIRDRDNDTVEDREDNCPDEFGSPDNQGCPPEEKQLVVIQHDRIKINDTIYFNFDKATIQPRSFPLLNQVARVILEHPEIISVSVEGHTDGQGSADYNRGLSQRRSEAVRAYLISKGVDAERLEAKGYGEDRPIASNATNAGRAANRRVEFITRYGVQEGKQ; encoded by the coding sequence GTGAGCAGTGGGAACGGGAGCCGCGAGGCCCGCGCCCTCAGGCACCTGGATTCCAGTGTCCAGATCGATGTGAAGACTCCCGCGGAGTGGCGCGCGATGACGGCCGAGCAGTTCATGGCGTACCGCGCCCTCATCATTGGCGACGGGGCCTGCCAGAGCGGCACGGCCGCGTTCGACGCCGCGGTGGAGACCCGCGCCAGGTGGGGCGCCATCGTCGACAGCAACGTGGTGCTCATCAGCTCGGACCCATCCCACAACCGCACCGAGCAGCTCCTGGAGAACGCGCTCAAGTTCGTTCTCGTGGACTCGATCCAGTACCGCACCGGCATGTACATCGCGCTGGGCTGCGCGTACCAGAACGCGCCGGCCAACACAGCGGTGGACCTGCTGGAGCCGTTCGGCGCCTTCTCGGTGCAGGGCGTGCCGGGCTGCGCGTCCACGGGTCACATCTTCCAGATGTCCCCCGTGACGCTGTCCGATGGCCTCACGGATGGCTCGCTGGAGGGTGACGGGTGCGTGGCGCGCTCGGTGTTCACGAGCTATCCGCGCAACACCTTTGCGTTCGCGGCCATCGCGACCGGCACGGAGAGCACGCCGCTCCCCGGCCAGCAGACGCACATCGACTATTGGTACGAGCCGGGCGCGGAGACTCCCTTTATGGGCACGCCCTTCGTCCTCGTGCGCGGCGCCATGGCGACGAGCGCCGGTTGCGGCGGTGACTCCAACAACGTTCCGTCCGAGGAGCAGTGCGACATGGGCGACGTCTACAACGGTCAGCCCAACACCGGTGGCCAGAATCCAAGCGCGACCTGCTCGTTCTCCTGCCGCCTCCACTGGTGCGGTGACGGCGCCGTGGACGAAGGCGAGGAGTGCGACGCCGGCAGCAACAACGGCCGCTCGGGCGATGCGGACGGCGACATCGGCGCGTGCACCTCGTTCTGCAAGATTCCCAACATCCCGCTGCCCAACCGGCCTCCGGTGGCGCGGTGCCGGGACGTGACGGTGGCCGCGACGAACACCTGCGACCGCCCGGCCGACATCAACAACGGCTCCAGTGACCCGGATGGCGATGACATCGAGTGCACGCAGAACTCAGCCGGCCCGTACACCATCGGCAGCCACACGGTGACCCTGACCTGCACGGACCCGTCGGGCGACATGGGCATGTGCACGGCCACGGTGACGGTGACGGACTCGGTGGCGCCGGTGGTGACCCTCTTTGGCCCCGCCAGCGAGACGCTGGAGTGCGTGCGCGGCGTCACGTATGAGGACCCAGGAGCTTCGGCGAGTGATCTGTGCGAGGGCGCGATGCCTGTCACGGTCTCTGGCTCGGTGAACCTGGCGAGCCCCCGGGGCTACCCGCTGACCTATACGGCCCGGGACGCGTCCGGCAACACGGGCTCGGCCACGCGCACGATCTCCGTCGCGGACACGAAGGCGCCGGTCATCACTGTGACGGGCTCGGACCGCCTGTCGCACGAGTGCGGCACGCCGTTCATTGACCCGGGTGCCACGGCGAGCGACGTGTGCGCCGGCACGGTGCCCGTCACCGCGACGCAGTCGGGCAGCTTGAGCCAGCCGGGCACCTTCACCATCTCCTACGCGGCGGTGGATCCGTCGGGCAACCGCACCACCTCGCCCACCGTGCGCACGGTGATGGTGACCGATGACACCCCGCCCACGCTGGTGCTGCTGGGCTCGGACAAGCAGTCGTACGAGTGCGGCACGCCCTTCGTCGACCCGGGCGCCAAGGCCAGCGATCTCTGCGCCGGGGACCTGAGCGGCCAGATTGTCCGCACCGGCTCCGTGGACACCGCCAAGCTGGGCTCCTACACGATCCAGTACTCCGTGACGGATCCGTCCCAGCACACGGTGACGGCGAGCCGCCAGGTGTCCGTGAAGGACACGACGCCTCCCAACATCCTGTGCCCCGAGCCCATCGTCGTCGACCTGAAGGAGGGCGCGCTGGTCAACGTGACGCCGGGGGCGGCGAAGGCCACGGACTCGTGCTCCGAGGCCCGGGTGATCACCCCCACGCAGGCGAGCTTCCCGCTGGGCACCACGCCCGTGACGTACACGGCGACGGACGAAGCGGGGAACACCGCGAGCTGCACCACGACCATCACCGTGCGCGAGCTCTCGGGGCCGGGCACCCCGTCCGAGCCTCCCGGCCGCGGACCCTTCGACCGCGCGCTGATGGGCGGCGGCAACGGGTGCTCCTCCACCAGCAGCGGCCCCTCGTCGCTGGCGGTGATGGCGCTGGGCCTGTTCGCGGCCCTGGCGTTCCGGAAGCGCACGCAGAAGCGCGGGCTCGCCGTGGCGACGGTGCTCGTGGCGGCCACGGCCACGGCCCAGGTCGCGGGCGTGCCGACCTTCGATCTGGAGCTGCTCAAGCTGAACCCCAGCGCCAAGGGCTCGCTGCTGCTCGGCACGGGCGAGCTGATGGACCCGGGTGACTACCGCTTCTCGCTCACCACGCACTACCAGAAGGATCCGCTCGTCCTCTATGAGAACGGCACGGAGATGGGCGTGTTGGTGCGGCATCGCGCCACGGCCCACTTGGCCGCCGCGTACGGCGTGAACAAGTGGCTGGAGGTGGGAGCCCAGTTGCCCGTGGTGTTTCTTCAGCGCGGCGATGACCTGACGGGCATGGGCGTCGGCCAGCCCAAGGGGGGCGTCGCGGCCGGCACGCCGCTGTTCAACGTGCAGTTCAAGCTGCTCTCCCAGCGCGAGGACGACATGGTGGACCTCTCGGTGGGGATGCAGGCAGGGCCGCCGATCGGGAGCGCCTCGGCGCTGGCCCAGGAGACGCGCGCCACGCCCAGCCTCATGGTGGGCCACACCTTCCCCTCGCTGCGCGCGGCGATCGACGCGGGCATGCTGCTGCGGCCTCGCACGGTGCTGACGCAGGATGAGAACGTCCAGGACGAGCTCGGCCATGCGGTGCGCCTGGGCGGCATGGTCTCCTCGCTCGGCGAGGGCCTGCGCGGTGAGCTCGCCCTCAACACGCTGGTGCCGCTCAAGCGCCAGGGCTTCTCCGTCGAGATGCTGTCGGGTGCACGCTGGCCGCTGAGCGAGACGGTGGAGGCGTACGGCATGGGCGGCGTGGGCTTCGGCTCCGCGCCGGGCACTCCGGACTTCCGCGTGCTCTTCGGCGTCGCCTACGGCCGTGCGCGGCCCGCCAAGGTCGAGCTCGCCAAGTACGAGCCGGAACCCGCGCCGAAGGACTCGGATGAGGACGGCATCCTGGATGACGCGGATCGCTGCCCGAACGTCGTGGGCCTGCCCGGCTTCCAGGGCTGCCCGGACCGGGATGGCGATGGCCTGGAGGATGAGGCGGATCAGTGCCCAGCCGAGCCGGGAGCGGTGGAGCGCCGGGGCTGCCCGCAGAAGGACACGGACGGTGATGGCCTCGTGGACGAGGAGGACGCCTGTCCGACCGAGCCGGGCCCCGTGGAGCGCCAGGGCTGCCCCATCCGGGATCGCGACAATGACACGGTGGAGGACCGCGAGGACAACTGCCCGGATGAGTTCGGTTCGCCGGACAACCAGGGCTGCCCGCCGGAGGAGAAGCAGCTGGTCGTCATTCAGCACGACCGCATCAAGATCAATGACACGATCTACTTCAACTTCGACAAGGCGACGATCCAGCCGCGCTCGTTCCCGCTGCTGAACCAGGTGGCGCGCGTCATCCTCGAGCACCCGGAGATCATCTCGGTGAGCGTGGAGGGCCACACGGACGGCCAGGGCTCCGCCGATTACAACCGGGGCCTGTCGCAGCGGCGCTCGGAGGCGGTGAGGGCCTACCTCATCAGCAAGGGTGTGGACGCCGAGCGTCTGGAGGCCAAGGGCTACGGTGAGGATCGCCCCATCGCCTCCAACGCCACCAACGCGGGCCGCGCGGCCAACCGCCGAGTGGAGTTCATCACCCGCTACGGCGTGCAGGAGGGGAAGCAGTAG
- a CDS encoding ABC transporter transmembrane domain-containing protein has translation MRRCQSRVRLGAVEKPPAKPSKSRVSQKVTLRRLLSLARPETRTLIAGTFFLVVGSGMSLLYPQKMRQIIDEALGARDRAMIDQIALGMAVIFAIQSVAVALRYYFFTTAGERVVTRLRQKLFSSLMSQEVAFFDERKTGELTNRLASDTTVLQNTVSANISMVLRNGVQALGGIAMLFYTSPALTLVMLAVVPPVAVGAVFYGRGVRKLSKEVQDALANSNEVAEESLSGVRTVRSFAAEKSEVARYRSAVDRAFELARRRIRQSSTFMAVASFCGFAAAAAVFWYGGRLVVDGSLTVGGLTSFLVYSMFVAFALGALTELWADFMRAAGASERVFELMDRQPTIPMSGGERLAHTEGRVQLQDVRFTYPSRPDVPVLQGIELNIEPGEAVAIVGPSGSGKSTIASLLGRLYDPQGGHILLDGKDLKALDPEWLRQQIGVVAQEPLLFSSSIADNIRYGRADATQAEIEAAAKAANAHDFIMRFPEGYNTLVGERGVQLSGGQKQRVAIARAMLKDPRLLILDEATSALDAESEHLVKEALDRLMKGRTTLIIAHRLSTVMDADRVMVLEGGKIVQSGSHSALMGQDGLYRRLVERQFVAA, from the coding sequence ATGCGCCGCTGCCAGTCTAGGGTTAGGCTGGGCGCCGTGGAAAAGCCCCCCGCCAAGCCCTCCAAGTCTCGTGTTTCCCAGAAGGTGACGCTGCGCCGGCTGTTGAGCCTGGCGCGCCCGGAAACCCGCACCCTCATCGCGGGCACCTTCTTCCTCGTCGTCGGTAGCGGCATGAGCCTGCTGTACCCGCAGAAGATGCGGCAGATCATCGACGAGGCGCTGGGCGCGAGGGATCGCGCGATGATCGATCAGATCGCGCTGGGGATGGCGGTCATCTTCGCCATCCAGTCCGTGGCCGTGGCGCTGCGCTACTACTTCTTCACCACGGCCGGCGAGCGCGTGGTGACGCGGCTGCGGCAGAAGCTGTTCTCCAGCCTCATGTCCCAGGAGGTGGCCTTCTTCGACGAGCGTAAGACGGGAGAGCTCACCAACCGGCTGGCCTCGGACACCACGGTGCTGCAGAACACCGTGAGCGCCAACATCTCCATGGTGCTGCGCAACGGGGTGCAGGCCCTGGGCGGCATCGCGATGCTCTTCTACACCTCCCCGGCGCTCACCCTGGTGATGCTGGCGGTGGTTCCTCCGGTGGCTGTGGGCGCGGTGTTCTACGGGCGCGGGGTGCGCAAGCTCTCCAAGGAGGTGCAGGACGCGCTGGCCAACTCCAATGAGGTGGCCGAGGAGAGCCTCTCGGGGGTGCGCACGGTGCGCTCCTTCGCGGCGGAGAAGAGCGAGGTGGCCCGCTACCGCTCCGCGGTGGACAGGGCCTTCGAGCTGGCGCGCAGACGCATCCGCCAGTCCTCCACCTTCATGGCGGTGGCTTCCTTCTGCGGCTTCGCAGCCGCGGCGGCCGTGTTCTGGTACGGCGGGCGGCTGGTGGTGGATGGCTCGCTGACCGTGGGCGGGCTGACGTCCTTCCTCGTCTATTCGATGTTCGTCGCGTTCGCGCTGGGCGCGCTGACCGAGCTGTGGGCGGACTTCATGCGGGCCGCCGGCGCCTCCGAGCGCGTCTTCGAGCTGATGGATCGCCAGCCCACCATTCCCATGTCGGGCGGCGAGCGCCTTGCCCACACCGAGGGCCGCGTGCAGCTGCAGGACGTGCGCTTCACCTACCCCTCGCGCCCGGACGTGCCGGTGCTCCAGGGCATCGAGCTGAACATCGAGCCCGGCGAGGCGGTGGCCATCGTCGGTCCCTCGGGCTCGGGCAAGTCCACCATCGCCTCGCTGCTGGGGCGGCTCTATGACCCGCAGGGCGGCCACATTCTCCTGGACGGCAAGGACCTGAAGGCGCTGGACCCGGAGTGGCTGCGTCAGCAGATCGGCGTGGTGGCCCAGGAGCCGCTGCTGTTCTCCTCTTCCATCGCGGACAACATCCGCTACGGCCGGGCGGACGCCACCCAGGCAGAGATTGAAGCGGCGGCCAAGGCGGCCAACGCGCACGACTTCATCATGCGCTTCCCCGAGGGCTACAACACGCTGGTGGGCGAGCGCGGCGTGCAGCTGTCGGGCGGCCAGAAGCAGCGCGTGGCCATCGCCCGAGCGATGCTGAAGGATCCGCGCCTGCTCATCCTTGATGAGGCCACCAGCGCGCTCGACGCCGAGAGCGAGCACCTGGTGAAGGAAGCGCTGGACCGGCTGATGAAGGGCCGCACCACGCTCATCATCGCCCACCGGCTCTCCACGGTGATGGATGCGGACCGGGTGATGGTGCTGGAGGGCGGGAAGATCGTCCAGAGCGGCAGCCACTCCGCGCTGATGGGCCAGGACGGCCTGTACCGCCGGCTGGTGGAGCGGCAGTTCGTGGCGGCCTGA
- a CDS encoding AAA family ATPase produces MIRSVRFENFRCLRDVELKLAPLTVLVGPSGSGKTSILEGMQYRISCEHSDHWRLDVTKPIAMEFTFSDGQHQRRVFPIVGLDSWAMQGFAVQGLALELGALRSDAPLARATALSPNGDNLASVFASLLPPQREAVVSQLCRWVPHISDVGLQPTGPRSQQLRFRDRWQPNLWFTPWQVADSVLLLLALLVLPCQVPMPDVLTLDEPERGLPPRTLGDLVGLLRQLSRGSSERPPVQILIATHSLELLEHVQAEEVRMLSRSPEDGSVRVNAPRQDTQDWRGRDTMPS; encoded by the coding sequence ATGATTCGCTCGGTCCGTTTCGAAAACTTCCGGTGCCTCCGGGATGTGGAGCTGAAGCTCGCTCCGTTGACGGTGCTGGTGGGGCCCAGTGGATCGGGAAAGACGTCCATCCTGGAGGGGATGCAGTACCGCATCTCCTGCGAGCACTCGGACCATTGGCGCCTGGATGTGACGAAGCCGATCGCCATGGAGTTCACCTTCTCGGATGGGCAACACCAGAGGCGGGTGTTTCCGATCGTAGGGTTGGACTCGTGGGCCATGCAGGGGTTCGCGGTTCAAGGGCTGGCGCTGGAGTTGGGTGCGCTGCGCTCGGATGCTCCCCTGGCCCGGGCCACGGCGCTGAGCCCCAACGGAGACAACCTCGCCAGCGTGTTCGCCTCGCTCCTGCCGCCGCAGCGGGAGGCGGTGGTGAGCCAGCTGTGCCGGTGGGTGCCGCATATCAGCGACGTAGGCCTCCAGCCGACGGGCCCCCGCTCCCAGCAGCTGCGGTTCCGGGACCGGTGGCAGCCGAACCTGTGGTTCACCCCATGGCAGGTGGCCGACAGCGTGCTCCTGCTGCTGGCCCTGCTGGTGCTGCCGTGTCAGGTGCCCATGCCAGATGTGCTGACGCTCGACGAGCCGGAGCGGGGGCTGCCTCCGCGCACCCTGGGAGACCTGGTGGGACTGCTCCGGCAGCTCTCCCGGGGCTCATCGGAGCGGCCACCTGTCCAGATCCTCATCGCCACGCACTCGCTCGAGCTGCTGGAGCACGTACAGGCCGAGGAGGTCCGCATGCTCTCCCGCTCTCCCGAGGATGGCTCGGTACGAGTGAACGCTCCGCGTCAAGACACACAGGACTGGCGCGGCCGCGACACGATGCCCTCGTGA